The following DNA comes from Methylophilus sp. 5.
CGCCCTCATAGCAAGCTTTCACCGTGTCCAGCACATCAACCGGCTGTAGCCCCCATAGCGCCAGTTTTTCCTGCTTGAGTCGGATCACAATTTCAGGTGTTTCTGGCGGCGATTGCACCATGACATCGCGGACACCGCGTATCGTGCCCAACAGATTGGCCACTTTTTGTGCATCTCTGTCCAAGGCGTCCAGGTCCTGGCCAAAAATATTGATCACCAGGCCAGCGGCGTAGCCAGAGATGGTTTCTTCAATGCGCTCGGTTAAAAACGTATTAATAGCAAAGTTGGCACCAACAAAGCCTAGTTCGACTTTACCATCACCATCGTCATCCTCTGTTTCACCAGCCAGTTCTTCACGAATATCATGAAAAATACGTTCTTGTTCTTTGCCAGACACCGTGCCAATTTCGACCTCAAATTCACTGTAATGGGTGCCAAAGGTATCTGCTGCATTGGGCGCACGGCCCACCCATTGCGCCACACTTTTAACCCCCGGAATCTCTAGCAGCACCTTGGTGACTTGATTGCCTAGTTTCAATGACTGTACTTCTGAGGTGCCAGGCACCGTGGTCATGTGCAAAATGTAATGGCCTTCGCGCAGGGCTGGAATAAACTGGCTTCTAAACAACGGCAAAATGGCCAGGCCCAGTGCAATACAGACAAAACTGGTGATTAATATGAGTTGATAACGATGTTCAATCTGGTGCAGTAGTTTGACGTAACGCTGTTTTAACCAGCGCAACACGGGCGAGTCTTCATTTGTGAGCGGTGCTTTTGCCAGCAAGGCATAGCACAGCGCTGGCGTGAGTGTGAGGGCAACCACCAGTGAAGCCAGAATGGCCGCAATATAGGCGTAACCCAATGGAGCAAATAATTTACCAGCCACGCCAGACAAGGTCAGTAGCGGTAAAAACACCAGTGCCACAATAATGGTGGCATAGACCACTGAGCTACGGACCTCCATCGAGGCTTGAAATACCACTTGTGCTGCAGGCAGCGGGTGCGCTAACAGCCGGTTTTCGCGCAGGCGGCGGAAAATATTTTCCGTATCAATAATGGCATCATCGACTACTTCGCCCAGCGCGATGGCCAGACCGCCCAGCACCATGATATTGAGCCCGACGCCATATTGATACAGCACGACAATGGCGGTGAGGAGTGACAGCGGAATTGCTGTTGCCGAGATCACCGCGGTGCGGACATTAAACAAAAAGGCGAACAACACCAATATGACTAAAAATGAGCCGATTAAAATATCGGTACGCAAGCTATGAATCGCTGTTTCAATAAAGTTGGCCGGGCGAAACAAACCTTCATGCAGCGTCACTTTTTGCGCGGTCAGGCTGGGTTTGATGTCTGACAGCTTACGTTCCAGCAACTTGGTCAGCGCATAAACATTGGCACCGAGCTGGCCTTGCACCGACAGGTAAACCGCCGGGTGGCCATTGATGGCCGCAGCGCTAATAGAGGGCGCTGCGCCTTCAGCCACCTCAGCGACGTCGCTGATCCGAATGGTGCGGCCCAGTTTGCGTAATAAGGTGATATTGGCCAGCTGTTGCGGGGTAGTGGTTTGCCCCTGGCTATTTAAAATAATGCGCTGGTTGTCATTTTGAATATAGCCTGCGCCCCGTACGCCGGTGGCGCGGCTGGCCGCATTTACCACATCTTGCACGTTTAACTGGTACAACATGAGTTTGCGTGGATCCACTTTAATCTGGAACTGACGCACTTCGCCGCCATACACGTTGATGTCTGCCACACCGGGAATCGCCATCAGATGCGGCGTTAAGTGCCAGTCCACCAGTGTACGCAATTGCATCAGCGATAGTTTGTCCGACGTCACGCCTATGCCCATCACCGTACTGGCCGAGGAGGTGAGTGGGGTGATGTTGGGCACGATGCCAGGCGGCAACTGGCTGCCCAGCATATTCAGGTGCTCAGCCACAATTTGCCGGTTACGGTAAATGTCTGATTTATCCTGAAAAATGACCGTCACAATAGACAAGCCAGGAATCGACTGCGAGCGCAGACTTTTAATGCCTATGGCACCAGAAATTACATTCTCAATCGGCTGCGTGACCAGCTTTTCAACCAGGCTGGCGGAGAGTCCAGCAGATTCAGTTTGTATCACCACTTGCGTCGGTGCAAACTCCGGGAAAACGTTTAAATCACTCTGGGTTAAGCTATAACTGCCATACACAATCACCAGCAGGGCAAGGCCTATCATCACCCCATAAAAACGAATAGCAAACCTGACCAGCGCCGACATCATGCTTGACGCTCTCTTTTGCTAATCAGCGGGTGCAGATTAATCTTCATTTTCGTTTTTAATCTGAAACTTGAATTCTTCTGACAGCAACAACTGCGCGCCACGCGTGACCACCTCGGTGCCGGGGGCAATGCTGTTATCAAACCAGCCGTTATCCAGCTCAATGTCAGATGCCACTGGTTTGCGCAAAAAGGTATCTGGCTTGGTTTTAACGTAAATCCAGGCCATGCCGCCATGCCAGGCAATGGCCTGGTTAGGCACAATCACGCCTTTCAGGGTAGCAGAAGAGGATTGCGCAGGCACTACATTGACGCGCATCCCCACGCGTAAATAATCGGCAGGCGCACTGTAAAAGTAAGTTTTACCGATATTGCTGATGTCGGTTTGAATCGATTGCGACACGTAATCGGCCTGAATCGGCGTCACTTCATCCTGAATCGGCGAAATATACAGGCTGGAATTACCCTCCGGCGCTTTAAATTTCAATGGAAAGCTGACTTGTACCAGCACTTTTTTTTGCATCAGCAATTCATGCAACGGGCCGGAAGAGGGGTGCTGTGTTACCAGCATGGCCAGCGGCTGCCCCCATTGCGCAATAATGGTGTCAGTGAGCGCTTTGAGCTGGGCTTGAGTGGCTTTAATCTGCGTCTGGTCACTAATCAGCAGTGCTTGCGCCTCTTGTACGGCTTTGTCAGAAACGTTTTTATCGTCTTCGTTGAGTTGTTTGTAACGCTGATATTGCAGTTGGTGGTTCGGTAGGACACTCTCAGCCAGCGCCAACTGTGACTTTAACTGCTGGTATTGACTATTGTAGTCGACCAGCGTTTGTATCGAAATCACTGAACCCAGTACTTTGATATTGCCGTGGTAATCATAAGGTTGCAGCGGCTGTACGCTGATGCCGCTATTTTTTTGTGTGGCCAGGTTGAGTTGCACCACCTGCAAGCCATGTTGTTCTGTGACGCGCACCGGGCCTTCAATTTCTTCTTCGCTATCCTCTTGAATTGACTCATATTCATCGCGACCAACAAACACAATGGTCCAAATCAGGATCACAATTAAAACAATCTGAGCTCCGATAATCCAGAGTGCTTTTTTATTCATTTTGCTGGCGCCTCTTGTGTCTGGTTGGCAAATGCCGTCGCCCGTTGTGAGAGGGCGATTGGTTTTTGCATCACATTTTCAATGTCTTGCAGGGCACGCATCACATTGGCCTGCTGCGTAATCAGGCGTTGCTGTGCACTATAAAACTGGATTTCTGTTTGCAGGTATTCAGTTTTGTCTATGAGCCCCTGGTGCCACTGGTTCTCCAGCTGTGCTTTACGGCGTGTTTGTTGTTCATATTCGCGTGTGAGTGTGATCAGCAAGTTGGCCGAATCACGGTATTTAATATACGCCTGTTCAGAAAGCTGGATCACCTGATGCTGCAATGCATAAAAGCGCACGGCTTCATTCTGCCGTACTTGCTCGGCATGTGCCCACAGGTCTGAAGACTTGTTGAGCAGGTTTAACATGGTGCCTATGCCTAAAGACCAGATTTTGTCGCCATATTCATAAATCATGCCTGGGTTCAGTGATAAGTCCGGGTAACGTTTGGCCATCTCAAGCCTGAGCTGCGATTCGGCTTTGGCGTATTGTGCCAGCCCGCGCTGAATATCCATGCGGTTGGTTAAGGCCGTATTCTGGATCGTCGGCGCATCGGCGTAAGCTTGCGATTGCGCAAAGCGGGCCTTGAGTATTTGCGACAACTGTAGCGGGGCGATGTTGAGCGGCAGGTTATGCTGTTCGGTCAAGCCGGCATCATGCAAAATTTTTAGCTCGGTTTGCTTGATTTGCAATGTCAGCTGCTGCAATTGCCATGCAGACTGATCATGCTGTAATCGAATAGGCAGTACATCCGATTTACCCGCCACGCCATAATCGAGCCGTTTCTGGTAGGCCGCGAGCAAGGTCTGCTGGGAGGTTTGTAGTCTGGTCAGGCTTGCCTGCATGGCTTGTTGCTCTGCCAGCAGAATTAAATCGAGGCTCAGTTGTTGCCGCAAGGTCCAGGCTGTTTCCGAGATCAATATCTTGGCAATGTCGGCCTGGTATTGCGCGATGTTGATATTAATTTGTCGCTTGTTGGCCGTGATGACCGGAATGTCAACCTGCAAACCGTAAGACCATGGATTGATGTCACCATTGGCACGATTACTGTGCGATAACTGACCATTTAGGCCTACTTGCGGCCGCAGGCCCGCGCTGGTGATGCCAGCCAAGGCCACTGCATAGTCAGACTTGGCGACCTTAAGGGCAGGGTGAAAGTAGAGCGCCGACAGTGTCAGGCTATCTAAGTCCCACGCGCTAATCGGCCACTGTGTTGGCGGCGATTGCGTGTGCACAAAACTTTTAAAGCCATCTGCGGCAGGCGTCGCCTGCAAAATGGTGTCAATATTTTGTTGTTGCGCAATAGGCTTGGCCTGAAAGGCGAGGCCACACGCCGTTAACAGCAGCGGAGAAAGGTAAGCGAGCAGACGCATAGCGTTGGCAGGCGTGGTGCAAACGCACCGGCACCCAGCGAAAATTTATTCGACGATGGTCGCGTGGACCGCATCCAGCGCGTCTTGCAATAGTTCTTCTGGCAGCTGGTTGATGGTGGTTGCCAACAAGTCGGCAGCTTCGACCGTACGAATTGGCAGGTCAGTGGTATTGAGTTCTGCGATTAAACCGGCAGCCACACCAGTAATTTGCAGCAAAATTTCGCGCTCTCGCATTAAAAGCTCAAGCTCGGCTCTAAGCATGTTTTCTTCGGCTGAATGCATATCCTGTCCCATGAACAACTTATCGTTGATATTTAATCCAGCATCTTGCAGTTGAACGCCAGGCTTGTCAATGTGAACGCTACAAGTTTGTGGGCGAGGCTAAAAATGGGCTATAATAGCGAATTGCTGGTTTTGGCTGGCAATATGCGAAAGTGGCGGAATTGGTAGACGCACTGGATTTAGGTTCCAGCGCCGCGAGGCGTGAGAGTTCGAGTCTCTCCTTTCGCACCACCTGCATTTTATTGATAGGTTTTATATAAAAATAAATAGTCAGGTGATGTATGAATGAAATAACAGGCTTCCGTTGCAGGAGGCCTTTATTGTTTTTAGCGTTGGATGACTGGCAGCCAGGCGGCTAGCAGAAAGAAATTGCACATGAATATCGTACAAACACCAAATGCACCCGCTGCGATTGGCCCTTATGCGCAAGGCGTTGTGGTTGGTAATATACTGTATACCTCAGGCCAGATTGCATTGCGCCCGGATGGTAGTCTGAATGATGGCGACATTGTTGCGCAAACCCGTCAGGTACTGGCGAACCTGCAAGCGATTATTGAAGCAGCAGGCGGCAACTTGCAGCAAGTGGTGAAAACCACGGTTTTTCTTAAAAATCTGGACGACTTTGCCGCGATGAACCAGATTTACGCTGAAGCGTTTGTTGCGCATACGCCTGCGCGCTCTACGGTACAAGTGGCCAAGCTGCCGCGCGATGTGCTGGTAGAAATTGAAGCGATTGTTGCTTTAAGCTAAATGTATAAAGCAGGTGCTTGAAGTCTGGCTTTGTGGCGCCATATTGATTTTAAACGCAGGCTTTTTTGTGGGCTTGTGTCTATTCGTTGAAGCTAAGTGATCGGCTTGTTGCATGCGCATGGGCTTGAAGTTTATTTCAATTCAGAGTTGTGTTATATTTTTAGGCTCTTTTTTCATAATTTGATCGTATTCAAAAGCCTTTAGAGTGTGGTCAGGTTGTGTTTAAACATTTATTGAGACGCACAAGCATGCGTCTACTTACATAACCCATCGTTATTAAAACGATTTTTACAGGAAGTTCAGCATGGCAGCAGTATCTGTTGAAACAGTCAGCAACTTGGAACGTCGTATGACTATCAAAGTCCCTTTGGCTCCGCTGGAAGGGCAAATCAGACAACGTTTACAGCAAATTTCTCGCACAGCCAAATTTTCTGGTTTCCGTCCGGGTAAAGCGCCTATTGGCCTGGTTAATCAGCACTATGGTGACCAGGTGCGTGACGAGGTTTACTCCAAAGCGGTTGAAACCAGCTTTGGTGATGCCGTTGAGCAAAACAAACTGCGCGTTGCTGGCTTTCCTAATATTGAGCATCTGCCATTTAAAGATGCTGCCGAAGAATTTGAATACATTGCTACTTTTGAGATTTTTCCTGAAGTGGCAGTGGGTGATTTGAGTAAAGTTAAAATCGAACGTCCAGCACTGGAATTGTCCGATGCTGACGTTGAAAAGACACTGGATGTATTGGTAAAACAGCGCGTGAGTTACGAGCCTGTGAAGCGCGCATCTAAAAAAGCAGATCGTATCAACATCACCTTGACGGCGTCTATTGATGGCCAACAAGTTGAAAGCACCGGCGACCGTGGCATTGACCTGGTGATTGGCGAGCCTGGCCGTGTGAGCGAGTTTGATGATGCCTTGCTTGGCGGTAAAGCTGGTAGCGAGAAAACATTCGATATTACTTATCCAGCAGACCATAACCCAGCGCAATTGGCTGGTAAAACAGTGACTTATGACGTGAAGTTCGTGTCTGTGTCACAACCTGTTTACCCGGAAATTGATGCCGAATTTGCTAAAAACCTGGGTGTGGAAGACGGTAACCTCGACACCATGAAGTCTGAAATCAAGCAAAGTCTGGTGCAAGAAGTCGACAAACGTATCAAAGCGCGTGTGAAAGAGTCTGTGTTTCAGGCGCTGGTTGATGAAACCAGTTTTGAATTGCCAAAAGCAATTGTGTCAGCTGAAACTAATCGCCTGATGCAAGCTGCCGCACAAAACCTGCGTCAGCGTGGTGTAGACCCAACGCAAGTACCGATGGAACCTGCTGTGTTCGAAACACAGGCACAACGCAACGCCAAATTGCGCATGGTATTGACTGAACTGGTCAACACAAACGAGTTGCATGCCACGGCAGACCAAGTGCGTGCCATGGTAGACAGTTTTGCACAAAGCTTTGAAAGACCAGACGAACTGGTGAGCTGGTATTATGCCGATGTGAAACGTCTGGATGAGCCTGCAGCATTGGCAACAGAAGAAAACGTGGTGGCTTGGGTGCTGGATAAGGCCAAAGTCACTAACAAAAAAATTAAATTTGATGAATTGATGATGGCAGGTGCTTAAACCATGAATTATATGAACGCGAACGAGGGCATGATGCAAGAAAGAATGGAGCCGCAAGGTCTTGGGTATATTCCCATGGTCATTGAGCAAAGTGGCAGGGGTGAGCGTTCATATGACATCTATTCACGCTTACTGAAAGAGCGCGTCATTTTTCTGGTTGGGCCTGTCAATGACATGACCGCTAACCTGGTAGTGGCGCAGCTGTTATTTCTGGAAGCTGAAAACCCAGACAAAGATATTTCCTTGTACATTAACTCTCCAGGTGGCTCTGTGACTGCCGGGATGTCGATTTATGACACCATGCAGTTTATCAAGCCAGATGTCAGTACCTTATGTATTGGCCAGGCAGCCAGCATGGGCGCATTTCTGTTGACCGCAGGTGCGAAGGGTAAGCGTTTCTGCCTGCCCAACTCACGCGTGATGATTCACCAGCCACTGGGTGGATTCCAGGGCCAGGCCTCTGATATCGCGATTCATGCCAAGGAAATTTTGTATCTGAAAGACAAGTTAAATGGCATCATGGCACATCACACGGGTCAGAATATCGACACCATTGCCAACGATACCGATCGTGACAATTTTATGAGTGCTGACGCTGCCAAGGCTTATGGCCTGGTAGACCAGGTGATTGCCGCACGTAGCGCTGTTTAATCAGCGAGCAACCAGCAGGGGAAGAGCATGGCAAACAAATCTGATAGCGAAAAGCTTTTATATTGCTCGTTTTGTGGCAAAAGCCAGCACGAAGTCAAAAAACTGATTGCTGGTCCATCTGTGTTTATTTGCGATGAGTGCGTTGACTTGTGCAACGACATTATTCGTGAAGAGATCCAGAGCCTGAACGAAATCAAGTCCGCAGATAAAAAACTGCCGACACCACAGGAAATCTGCCTGATTCTGGATCAATACGTCATTGGCCAGGTGCAAGCGAAGAAGAACCTGGCAGTGGCGGTTTACAACCATTACAAGCGCCTGGGTTACAACCCGCTGTCTGACGGTAGCCAGACAGGTAAAGACGATATTGAAGTGCAAAAAAGCAATATTTTGCTGATTGGCCCAACCGGCTCCGGTAAAACTTTGCTGGCCCAAACATTGGCGCGCTTGCTGGATGTGCCATTTGTCATGGCCGATGCCACGACATTGACTGAAGCGGGTTATGTTGGTGAAGACGTTGAAAACATCATGCAGAAATTACTGCAAAAATGCGATTACGACGTTGAAAAAGCACAACGCGGTATTGTTTACATTGATGAAGTGGACAAGATTTCACGTAAATCTGACAATCCATCTATTACCCGCGACGTTTCTGGCGAGGGCGTGCAACAAGCCTTGCTGAAACTGATCGAAGGTACGATTGCCTCTGTGCCGCCACAAGGCGGCCGCAAACACCCTAATCAGGAGTTTGTACAACTGGACACGACTAACATCCTGTTCATTTGCGGTGGTGCATTTGATGGCTTGGAAAAAGTCATTCGTCATCGCTCAGAAAAAGGCGGCATTGGTTTTGGCGCTGAAGTAAAGAGCAAGGAAGATATTCGTGCGGTAGGTGAGGTATTGCGTGAAGTTGAGCCGGAAGATTTGATCAAGTTTGGCTTGATTCCTGAGTTTATTGGTCGTCTACCAGTGGTAGCAACCTTAGAGTCTCTGGATGAAGCCGCCTTGATGACGATTCTGGTTGAGCCAAAAAATGCTTTAACCAAGCAATATATGAAGTTGTTCAAGATGGAAGGTGTAGAACTTGAGTTTGAAAATTCTGCACTGCTGTTGATCGCTAAAAAAGCACTTGAGCGTAAAACGGGTGCGCGTGGTTTGCGTTCTATTATGGAGCACTCGTTGCTCGACCTCATGTACGAATTACCATCACTCAAAGGCTTGTCTAAAGTCATTGTCGATGCTGGCGTGATTGAACACACTTCCGAACCAATTCTGATTTATCAGGATGCGCAAAAACGCGTTGAAAACGCACACTAAATCACACTTGCAATAGCCGTCCGGCTATTGCAAGATAGCATCTACAACATTAGATGCCTGCTCTCTTGAATTCTCAAAGAATGTTCCCATCTAAATGCAAAGGACTGGCTCCTTTGACACTTTTTGAAAGACGCTATGACAGAACACACTTTGCTTGACTCCGAGATCCCCGAAGAATCCGCTTTAATCCCGTTATTGCCATTGCGCGATGTCGTCGTCTACCCACATCTGGTTATTCCGTTGTTTGTTGGTCGCACCAAGTCGGTCAAAGCGTTAGAGCGCGCCTCTGAAGGCGATAAAAAGATTTTGCTGGTTGCCCAAAAGTCGGCCAACAAGGACGATCCGGTTGCAGAAGACCTGTATGAGATCGGCACGCTGGCAACGGTGTTGCAAATGCTGAAGTTGCCTGATGGCACCGTTAAAGTACTGGTTGAAGGCCTGCATCGCGTCCGTGTGTCTGATTTTGTAGAGACCGATGACTGCTTTATGGCTTTGGGTGAAGAGGTTGAGCAAACTGATCAGGACGACAAAGAGGCTGAGGCCTTGATGCGCACTGTAATGACCCAATTTGACCAATACGTCAAACTGAACAAAAAAATTCCACCAGAAATTTTGACCTCATTAGCAACGATTAATGAGCCAGGTCGCTTGGCAGATACCATTTCTGCCCATCTGACGCTTAAGCTGGAAGAAAAACAAAAAGTGCTGGAAATGCTCAGTGTGATTGAGCGTTTAGAGCATTTGCTGTTCCTGATGGAGTCTGAAATTGACATCCTGCAGGTAGAAAAACGTATCCGTGGCCGTGTGAAACGCCAGATGGAGAAAAGCCAGCGCGAGTACTACCTGAATGAGCAAGTGAAAGCCATCCAGAAAGAACTGGGCGAGCAAGATGAAAATGCCGAGATGGAAGAGCTGGAGCAGCGCATCAAAAATGCCGCCATGCCTAAAGAGGCGCTGGCCAAAGTCACTGCTGAGCTGAAAAAACTCAAATTGATGTCGCCAATGTCGGCCGAAGCATCGGTTGTGCGTAACTACATTGATACCTTGCTCAATTTGCCCTGGAAAAAGAAAACCAAAATCAGCAAAGACCTGCAAGCCGCAGAAGCGATTCTGGATGCCGACCATTATGGCCTGGACAAAGTGAAAGAGCGGATTGTCGAGTATCTGGCTGTGCAGCAGCGTGTGGGTAAGCTGAAGGCGCCGATTTTATGCCTGGTAGGCCCGCCAGGGGTGGGTAAAACCTCCCTGGGGCAAAGTATCGCTAAAGCGGTGAACCGCAAGTTTGTGCGCATGGCCTTGGGCGGTGTGCGTGACGAAGCCGAGATTCGCGGCCATCGTCGCACCTACATTGGCTCTATGCCTGGTAAAGTGCTGCAAAGCATGACCAAGGTTGGTGTAAAAAACCCGTTATTCTTGCTCGATGAGGTCGACAAGATGGGGCAGGACATGCGTGGTGATCCGTCTTCTGCCTTATTGGAGGTGCTGGACCCGGAGCAAAACCACACCTTTGCCGATCACTATGTCGAAGTCGACTATGATCTGAGCGATGTGATGTTTGTGGCGACCGCAAATAGTATGAACATCCCCGAACCATTACTGGATCGTATGGAAATCATTCGTTTGTCTGGCTACACAGAAGATGAGAAGATTAACATTGCGCAGCGCTACCTGTTGCCTAAGCAATTAAAAGCGCATGCACTCAAGGCAACAGAAATTGCCGTGGCTGAAAGCGTTTTGCGCGATATTGTGCGGTATTACACGCGTGAAGCCGGTGTACGTCGCCTTGAGCAAGAAATCGCTAAAATTTGCCGTAAAGCGGTGAAAGAGCAATTGTTGGCCACGGGCAAGAGTAAAACAGTTAAAAAAATCAATATCACCAGCAAGAACATTGAGCAATACCTGGGCGTGAAACGCTACGATTTTGGCGTTGCAGCCAAAGACAACCAGGTAGGGCAGGTGACTGGCCTGGCCTGGACCTCTGTGGGCGGCGAATTGCTGACGATTGAAGCCGTGACGTTGCCTGGTAAAGGCAAGACCATTACCACCGGTAAGCTGGGTGACGTGATGCAGGAGTCGGTGACGGCTGCCATGAGCGTTGTCCGTAGCCGGTCAGAAGGCTTGGGCATTCCAACTGACTTCTATGAGAAGAAAGACATCCATATTCACTTGCCAGAAGGGGCGACGCCCAAAGATGGCCCAAGTGCTGGTATTGGCCTGACTACTGCGATTGTGTCTGTACTCACTGGGATTCCGGCGCGCGCAGATGTTGCGATGACGGGTGAAATTACCTTGCGCGGTGAAGTATTGCCGATTGGCGGATTGAAAGAAAAACTGTTGGCTGCTCACCGTGGTGGTATTAAAACAGTGCTAATTCCTTCAGCCAATGAAAAAGATTTGGTGGATATTCCGGCCAATATTAAAAAAGACCTCGAGATTCATTGCGTCAAATGGATAGATCAGGTGCTGGATTTGGCCCTTGAAAGTGCTCCTAAGCCGTTGACAGCAGATGCGCCAGCGGTGGAGATTGTGGCTTCTGGTGATGCAAATCCAGAGCAAGCTGTCACGCATTAGTAAAATTGATGCGAATTATTGTCAAAAGGCCGGATTAGCGCTTGACAGCTCGTTTTGCGGCTTGATATAAAGACGGTACAGGATGTACCTGTCTTTTTAACTAGTAATAGGGGAAACACGTGAATAAATCAGAATTGATAGATCATATTGCAAGTGCAGCTGGCATTTCTAAAGCGGCAGCGGCTCGTGCTCTGGATGCAACAACTGAAGCTATTTCCGGCGCATTAAAAAAAGGTGATCTGGTAACCTTGATTGGTTTTGGTACATTCTATGTAGGTGAGCGTTCTGCCCGTTCTGGCCGTAACCCTCGTACCGGTGCAACAATTAACATCAAAGCTGCTAAATCTCCTAAATTTAGGGCTGGTAAAGGTCTTAAAGATGCTGTAAACTAGCATTCTTTGGTTGAGCAGCTAAGTTGCTCTACCAGTAGTAGCACCACACAGTGGTTGTTACGGGTGCTTAGCTCAGTTGGTAGAGCGTCGCCCTTACAAGGCGAATGTCAGCGGTTCGACCCCGTTAGCACCCACCAAACAATTTAAATTAAGAGTGCGAAGTATGCGCTCTTAATTTTTTGAGTGACACTGTACTTAAGAAGTTACTTTAACAAGTGAAGCTAAGTACAAGTTAATAATTAAAAAATAGTTGTTGATTTTATAATAAACAGTGTTATAATTTCAGCTTAACGATTACCGGGAGCGGTAGTTCAGTTGGTTAGAATACCGGCCTGTCACGCCGGGGGTC
Coding sequences within:
- a CDS encoding efflux RND transporter periplasmic adaptor subunit translates to MNKKALWIIGAQIVLIVILIWTIVFVGRDEYESIQEDSEEEIEGPVRVTEQHGLQVVQLNLATQKNSGISVQPLQPYDYHGNIKVLGSVISIQTLVDYNSQYQQLKSQLALAESVLPNHQLQYQRYKQLNEDDKNVSDKAVQEAQALLISDQTQIKATQAQLKALTDTIIAQWGQPLAMLVTQHPSSGPLHELLMQKKVLVQVSFPLKFKAPEGNSSLYISPIQDEVTPIQADYVSQSIQTDISNIGKTYFYSAPADYLRVGMRVNVVPAQSSSATLKGVIVPNQAIAWHGGMAWIYVKTKPDTFLRKPVASDIELDNGWFDNSIAPGTEVVTRGAQLLLSEEFKFQIKNENED
- the tig gene encoding trigger factor, with amino-acid sequence MAAVSVETVSNLERRMTIKVPLAPLEGQIRQRLQQISRTAKFSGFRPGKAPIGLVNQHYGDQVRDEVYSKAVETSFGDAVEQNKLRVAGFPNIEHLPFKDAAEEFEYIATFEIFPEVAVGDLSKVKIERPALELSDADVEKTLDVLVKQRVSYEPVKRASKKADRINITLTASIDGQQVESTGDRGIDLVIGEPGRVSEFDDALLGGKAGSEKTFDITYPADHNPAQLAGKTVTYDVKFVSVSQPVYPEIDAEFAKNLGVEDGNLDTMKSEIKQSLVQEVDKRIKARVKESVFQALVDETSFELPKAIVSAETNRLMQAAAQNLRQRGVDPTQVPMEPAVFETQAQRNAKLRMVLTELVNTNELHATADQVRAMVDSFAQSFERPDELVSWYYADVKRLDEPAALATEENVVAWVLDKAKVTNKKIKFDELMMAGA
- a CDS encoding Rid family detoxifying hydrolase, yielding MNIVQTPNAPAAIGPYAQGVVVGNILYTSGQIALRPDGSLNDGDIVAQTRQVLANLQAIIEAAGGNLQQVVKTTVFLKNLDDFAAMNQIYAEAFVAHTPARSTVQVAKLPRDVLVEIEAIVALS
- a CDS encoding TolC family protein, with translation MRLLAYLSPLLLTACGLAFQAKPIAQQQNIDTILQATPAADGFKSFVHTQSPPTQWPISAWDLDSLTLSALYFHPALKVAKSDYAVALAGITSAGLRPQVGLNGQLSHSNRANGDINPWSYGLQVDIPVITANKRQININIAQYQADIAKILISETAWTLRQQLSLDLILLAEQQAMQASLTRLQTSQQTLLAAYQKRLDYGVAGKSDVLPIRLQHDQSAWQLQQLTLQIKQTELKILHDAGLTEQHNLPLNIAPLQLSQILKARFAQSQAYADAPTIQNTALTNRMDIQRGLAQYAKAESQLRLEMAKRYPDLSLNPGMIYEYGDKIWSLGIGTMLNLLNKSSDLWAHAEQVRQNEAVRFYALQHQVIQLSEQAYIKYRDSANLLITLTREYEQQTRRKAQLENQWHQGLIDKTEYLQTEIQFYSAQQRLITQQANVMRALQDIENVMQKPIALSQRATAFANQTQEAPAK
- the clpP gene encoding ATP-dependent Clp endopeptidase proteolytic subunit ClpP, yielding MNYMNANEGMMQERMEPQGLGYIPMVIEQSGRGERSYDIYSRLLKERVIFLVGPVNDMTANLVVAQLLFLEAENPDKDISLYINSPGGSVTAGMSIYDTMQFIKPDVSTLCIGQAASMGAFLLTAGAKGKRFCLPNSRVMIHQPLGGFQGQASDIAIHAKEILYLKDKLNGIMAHHTGQNIDTIANDTDRDNFMSADAAKAYGLVDQVIAARSAV
- a CDS encoding efflux RND transporter permease subunit produces the protein MMSALVRFAIRFYGVMIGLALLVIVYGSYSLTQSDLNVFPEFAPTQVVIQTESAGLSASLVEKLVTQPIENVISGAIGIKSLRSQSIPGLSIVTVIFQDKSDIYRNRQIVAEHLNMLGSQLPPGIVPNITPLTSSASTVMGIGVTSDKLSLMQLRTLVDWHLTPHLMAIPGVADINVYGGEVRQFQIKVDPRKLMLYQLNVQDVVNAASRATGVRGAGYIQNDNQRIILNSQGQTTTPQQLANITLLRKLGRTIRISDVAEVAEGAAPSISAAAINGHPAVYLSVQGQLGANVYALTKLLERKLSDIKPSLTAQKVTLHEGLFRPANFIETAIHSLRTDILIGSFLVILVLFAFLFNVRTAVISATAIPLSLLTAIVVLYQYGVGLNIMVLGGLAIALGEVVDDAIIDTENIFRRLRENRLLAHPLPAAQVVFQASMEVRSSVVYATIIVALVFLPLLTLSGVAGKLFAPLGYAYIAAILASLVVALTLTPALCYALLAKAPLTNEDSPVLRWLKQRYVKLLHQIEHRYQLILITSFVCIALGLAILPLFRSQFIPALREGHYILHMTTVPGTSEVQSLKLGNQVTKVLLEIPGVKSVAQWVGRAPNAADTFGTHYSEFEVEIGTVSGKEQERIFHDIREELAGETEDDDGDGKVELGFVGANFAINTFLTERIEETISGYAAGLVINIFGQDLDALDRDAQKVANLLGTIRGVRDVMVQSPPETPEIVIRLKQEKLALWGLQPVDVLDTVKACYEGVPVNHVFMGNRSIGVSVLLNDASRDDIADMRNIPIFNPEGQMLKLSDVAYVAQEGGRSKILHSGAKRIQTITANIVGRDQALLLEDIRSTLHKKLQLNSGNYLEFSGEAEANAQSRQDLIIHSLVAGVAIFLMLYIAFGRLRNLMLTFANLPFALIGGVVATFFTGGWISVGTLVGFVTLFGITLRNSIMMVSHFQHLVDKEGYQWNLETCIRGASERLPSVLMTALVTALGLLPLAIGSGEPGREIEGPMATIIVGGLISSTILNLLILPTIMLHFGHFEKSDVTD